CGCCCAACCATGCCGTATCGGGTGACTGTGTTTCGGCAGGGCAAGTCGCGGCACTCCGCGCCATACCCACGACTCTCCAGCCCCGCGCCCCCAAGCTCCGAGCGACCTGCGAGCCCAGGAACCCCTTGGCACCCGTTACCCAGGCGACCTTACCCTCGGTTTCCATCTCCGTCACCGACCGCCGGAGCCTCTCGGCTTATGCCCCACAAAGGTGTAGGGCCGCCCGGGTGCATCGCTTCGACTGCCCAACCAGGCAACGAGCCAATCGGGAACAAGCGAGGGAAAAGGGAAGCGGAAACGGGAGGCGATACCGCCCTTGATCTCGTGGCGCGTGCGCGGGGAGGTGTTGATCTCGCTGGCGAGCGGGTTCAGGCACTTATCCAGGACGATACCCGCCGTGGCGATGGCGTCCCGGTACTCGTCCAGAGTAAAGGCGTTTTCGCCGCCATAGAGATGATGCAGCGGATGAGACTTCAGAAAAGCATCCAAATCCTCCCGCTTCGAGAGCACATGCTCGCGTGTCGCGATGAAAAGACCATCGGGCTTGAGGACTCTCCCGATCTCGACAAGCATCTGATTGAGATCGGCGGCGTGATGCAGGGCCTGACGGCAGTGGACGGCGTCGAAAGACGCATCCGCGAAGGGCAGGCTTTCTCCCCACTCCGTCACGATCTCCACGGAAAGCTCCGCCTCGGCCATAAGAGCGCTTATGGCCCCGGCACCGACGAGGTCGCTCGGATCCGGCTCCAGCGCCGTCACTTCCCAGCCGTCCTTCGCCAAGGCATAGGCGGCGATGCCACGCCCGGCGCCGAGATCGAGGGCGCGGCGGCCTCGTGCCTCCCCCAGTTCCGCTCGGATCGCCGCCCATTCGACACTTTCCCGGAACCGCTCCGCCGCCTTCAGCAGGGGATCGTCATAGTAGCAGTCCCGGACAAGCTGCTGCTTGTCCGGCTGATGGCGCAGCCAGGAGACGGCACCTTCCCAGTTCATCGGGTAGTCCGTCACGATTGTTCCAACTTGCGAATCTCCCGGGCCGGGTTCCCTGCGACAAGAGTGAAGGCCGGCACATCCTTGGTCACGACGCTGCCCGCCGCGACGACGGCGCCTTTACCAATCGAGACCCCTCTGTTAATCACGCAGTTGCATCCGATCCAGACATCATCCTCGATCCGGACAGGCCGATCGCCCAGGTCGATCTCCACGGGGTGGCCTTTCGAGATGATATCTTTGAAGTGCTGGTGACGTAGCGCCGCATCGAAAGGATGGGTCAAGTTATCCATAATCGTTACGTTGTGGGCTATCAAGACCCGGTCACCGATCACGACCTCCGCACCGGACCATACCTTCGAGTTCTCTCCGAGATAGCAATAGGCCCCCATCCGGATTGAGCCGCCGTGCGCAAACAACAGCAGCTCCCCACGAACTTGCGAATGCGGTCCCACCTGAATCGAATCCGCCGGGCGATTATGGAGAATCAGCCTGGCGGTATCGAAAATGCGCGCGGTCGGATCAACCTGGCCAACAGCCGCACCGAAGCTGCGCCGTCCGAACAGCCGGCGCGAAAGATAGCGAAGCAAAGAGAGCAAGTTACTTGACCATTTCCAAGCAGATAACAGCCCGGGAGGCAGCGGCGAAGTCAGAGTCGTACTCAGATTGGGTGTGGATGTCGAAATAGGTTTCATCGGCAGCGGCAAGCCGATCAGAAACTGTCCAGCCATCCGGAGAATAGCGATAGACCGTCTCGACAACCTCATTCGGTTGGAATTCGGCGATCACCCTGTCGATCATGTCGCCATCGAATACCTGGAACCAGCGGTGGTTCTTCGCCTTGCCATAGGGGACCGACAGATAGAGACGGCCTCCCGGCTTTAGCATCCTGCGAAACTCGCCAACCGCCTTGAGACAGGACTCCGGCCTATTCTCAAGTTTAGTCGCATCGCTCGGCGAGAACCGTGTGTTGTCCAAGCCAATGTGCTCAAGGGTCGAAAGGCAGCAGATCCAATCAAAATACGAGTCGCGAAAGCAGCTCTCGCGCAGATCTTCGAATACGTAATTGACTCCCTTCTTCCAGAAGGCGTGGCTCTCCGGCGCCAGGGTGGAGATGTACAGGTTCTTTTCCGAGATCTTCGGATTTTCCACCAGGTAATCGAAATTCAGCACCGATCCAGCGTCGAGCAGGCGCCCGCCCCCGCCGGGCAGGCGCGCAACGAACCACGGGTATTCGACGACGCGTTCATCCAAACGAAAGCCGTAATTCTCCGGAATCGCATAGCAAGGCCAGTCGGGGTTCGAAGTGGATTCGGCGATGACCTTTCTCTTCTCGACGTGATACCCCGGCGTCCAAGGCTTTCTGTCACCCTGAATGTAACGGCGGTGAAGCCTGGAATCACGAAGGCGGCGCAAGCTCTTCCTGAGCGTCGCGAGTTTACGGAAAACGAATGAAAGCATGCTCTTCCTCATCACGGTCCGGAGACCTGCCGGAATGTTTATGGTTGCCGTCGGAAGCCCGCGGCTATTCCCTTGAAGCGATTGATAAGCGCGGCACCGCTGCGCGCGACACGACACTCCACCTTCGCTCTTTCGCTCCGCTTGGCGAAGAAACCGGAGACGGCCGCAACATTCTCCGCCGCCATGTGCGGCGGCGGAAAGGATTTAACGCTGAAGGTCGGGTCGAGCCTATCCGGAACGTCTCCGCCATGCTGCTTCGCATGAGTGGCCTTTTCGTCCCATCCTTCGTGAAGCACCATGGTCTTGCGTGGGTATAGGACCAGGCCTCTGGCGAGAAACACGCTGAGATACCACTTGATCGCCCATGAATCGACGCGGCCGTTCAGCTGATCGCGCAACATCCCGAAATAGGGCGCTCCGCCTCCACAATCGAACTCCAGCCGCAGCGCCTTGTCGTTCTTGAGCGCCTCATAGCCCTTCGCGTCGCCATCGAATTTCCGCCAGGCCCGCGCCCAAGTTGCCCAGCCCCAGGAGGTCGTCAGCGGCAGAAACACCGCGTCTTCGTCGCCCGTCAACTCCAAGGGGAACAAATGTCCGGAAACCTGCATGACACGTTCCTCGTCTTTATAGCGTGCCAGCGCATCGTTCATGTAGCCCAGGAAATGCGGAGAGACGACCAAATCCTCCTCCAGAACGATGGCCCGGCCGTGCCGCCCGCATAGCGCCGAAACACCATCGGTGATGGAGTTCGCCAGCCCCAGGTTCCGCTCCCGCTCGACGACGGTGACCGACCCGAACCCCGTCACGCCCCGCACCAGCTCGCGCATCTTCTTCACATCCAATTCCGCTTCGGGCGACTTCGCGCCATCGGAGTAGATGACCAGATCGCTAAGCTTCGCCTCGGCATTCGCCGAAAGACTGGCGAGAAGGCGTTCGGCCCGTTCCGGGCGCCGGTACACGAAGAGTGCGATCGGCGCGAGTTGGGAAGGCATGCTCTGCATTTCAGCTATGCCGGCTTCACGGCATCGACGATCAGGGACGAGTAGCGTATCTCCGTCGGCGTGTTGCGAGGGTCGTAGCGCCGGGAGCGTATAACCCGTCCGTTTTCGTCCGACCACTCGACGGCATGGAACTCGCCCGCCGCATCGAAGTATTCCAGCGGCCGAACCTGAAAACCGGCTGCCTCCAGCTTCGGGGGCAAGGTGTCGATTGTGTAGAGAACCTTATGATCGTCCGCGCCGGGACCGGTTCCGTTGACCCGTACCGCCTCGATGTAGTTTGCGTCCGGATTGTATCCGTCGGGCACCGCGATCCGGAAGCAGCCACCGGGCTTCAGATACTGAAAAGCAAGTGACAGGGCGCATTCCGTATCAGCTTCGCCGATGTGCTCCAGAACGTGCTCGCAGAACAAACTGTCGATGCTTTCCGCCGGGCACAACCGCGACCAACTATCCGCACGCGTGATATCGAGGTCATGAAAGTTGGTCAGAATCCAGCCTTGCGGGCCGATGTTGCTCGACCCCACCACAACGCGGAGCGGCCGTTTCCTCCGCAACGTTCTTTGCGCCATCTCGGAAGGAGGCGTGTGGAACAGTTTCTTCAATAGCCTGCGGATCATGTTCGTTACTCTGTGGAAATCAAGCGCCCGCGCCTTGACGTGCCGCTTCTCTGAGGATATTTGCCAACTCGCGCCCGGCCTGGCTCTGGCGGGCCTCGACGACACGGACTGCCTCGGCTTCCGCCTCGGCGTCCGGTCCACTTTCCGACTGCGACCAGGCGCGCTCTAGCTTTTCCGCAAGCTCGACCGGATCCTCGGGATTGAAGTAGACGGCCCGCGGCGGATCCTGCTCCAAATGAACCGGCAGATTGGAGAGCAGGATCGGCCGGCCGAGCGCCCGTGCGTCCTCAACGACGGTGCTCCATCCTTCGAACAGCGAAGGCTGCAGAATCAGCGCCGCATGACGCATAATCTCGATCTGGTCCGCGCGCGGCACGATCCCCAGAAGTATCACCCTGTCCTCGCAGCCTTCCTCCTGAAGAAGGGCCCTTAGCTTCTCAAAATGGCCTTTCACGCGATGCTCGTAGGTAGAGCCCGTGCAGACGTAGCACAGATCCGGCGCCCGGTCCCGTAAGCGGCCCAAGGCCCGAAAAGCCACCTCGTGATTCTTATGGGCCCAGAACTGGTTGGGAATGTAGACGAACTTCTTCGGAAGGCCGTAGGCCTCGTGGGGCTCTCGTCCACCCGCCGCCTGCTTTTGCGGCAAGGAGGAAAACCGCCAGACATGGATATTCGCCCTGACGTCCGGAAAATGCGCCTTGAGATCCTCGAGCGCCGCCTGACTGCTCAGCACGAGCACGTTGGTACTGGCGATGATTGCGCTGTTCTTTCTATTCCGCGAATCGCGGAGCTCTTCGGTAAAGAGCTCCGGCAGGAAGATCTCCTGGAAATCACCGATCCAGTATATCGATCGAGACGTTCCAGGGGTGAAGTTGATAACGGGAAATACCAGGTCGGCATCGTGATACTCAATGCTGTCGCTGCGCCTCAACGCCCGCCGCACCAGCCAATTGACCGCCCGGAAGACAAACCGGGTCGCCGCGTTGATCCGCGCGAACTTCATCATCGGATGCAGATCGACGAAGTCGAAGGACAACAGCCCGTCGACCACCGAATCTTCCGCACCAAGCGTGGAGGTCAACCGCACACGCGGCCTCTCGGCCGGCGGAAGCGTCGCCAAAGCGTAGAGAATGTTGCGGATATAGTTCTCGCCGCCCAGCCAGTTCTGACCACCGATCAACGGCACGGCCAGAAGGATCTGGTCAAGTGTCTTCTCAGAAAGCTTCATCTTCCCCTGTCGGACCCCTTGGCCCCCAAACCTAAACGTAGAGACTCCCGAGCGCCCGCAAAGGCAGCCCGAATGCACGCCAGCCAGTAGGAGCAGAGAATCATCGGTAAGTGCCTGCGCGACCCGGTCAACGCGTAGAGCACTGTGCGCATGAAGACGTTGCTCGTGCTGTGCTTGGCCATATAGAGCTTCATACACTCCGAGAAGGTCGGCGAGGCGGAGGGCCGATGCCCGGTCTTCTCGTACATCGGGATCAGGGTCAGCCGGGGGTCCGTCCAGAGCTCAAAACCCTTCCGGCCCGCGCGGATCGTCCATTCGTAGTCGGAACCATAGTGGTTCAGAATTCGCGTATGGAATCTTCCAATGCCCCTGGCTGTCTTTAAAGTCAAAAACAGCCCGCGGGTCGACAGACAGTTGATATCCTTTGGCTCGGGCGCAACGGAAAACAGCATTCGAACATCGTCGAAGGCAACCCCCGTCTCCTTCGGCAGCCCATCCTGGCTGTCACGATGTTGAGCGAGCAGAAGCGAATTGGGCTTCGTCTTCAGCAAGCGAACCCCGGTCTCGATGAAGCCCTCGTCTATTACGACATCGTCATTGCATATGACGACGACGCTGTCGTCGTCAGCGCCAATATCATGCAGGTAGTCCAACCCCTTCTGAAGGGCGCCGCCCCACCAAAGGTTCCCGTCGCCATGGATGATCTTGACGCCGGGACTCTCCGCCCTCACGGCCTCCGCCGTCCCGTCGGTGGAGCCGTCGTCGATCAGGACGAACTGGAGATTTTCACATGTCTGCGCGCTCACGAACCTTGCAAACTCCACCGTGATGTCGCGGCGGTTGTGCACGGGCACCAGCAAATAGACAGCGGGATCAGGCAATTTTCTTCAGGATGAAAATCTGGTTGTCTCCAAGGCCGATCCCGTCGACAAGCCGCGTGGCCAGGTGGTTGAACCCGCTTCGGTGGAGCCGCGAGAGTAGGTGGAGTTTTCGCCCGACGGCCTCCGGCTTGGGCCGCATCGCCCAAAAGACCGACGGCTCGCCGGGATCTGGACAGGTTGCGAGATGTATCCATTGATAGTGCAGCCACTCGGGCGTAGTGACCTTCAAATGCCGCTCGATCTCAAGTCCGGCACTTGCCGCCAGCAATGACATGGAGCGGCTATTGAAGAACTGGACGTGATAGGGGGTATGCCAATGAATCCACTTCCTGCCGAACAGGCGCCGCCATAGACTCGATGCATTTGGCGTGGTCACGATCACACGCCCCCCCACCTTCAGTATCTTCGCAACGTCCCGCATCAATTCCTGCGGGGACTGCAGGTGCTCGATGACCTGCTCCAAAGTGACATAGTCGAAGGTCTCCCCCTCGCACATCCCGGCATGGAACGCGCCGATCCTGATATCGAAGCCTTGACGCTCGGCGATGATGCGCGCGTTTTCGTCCAGCTCCACGCCTACGACCCGGCAACCTCGGTTACGGTGATAGCCCATGGCCTGCCCATAGCCGCAACCGATATCGAGGACGGAGACACCTTCCGGCACCCAACGGAAGGCATTGCACTTCGCGCCGCGCCACCACCCTTGCCACCGCGGCAAGGGCTCATGCGGCCGATAGCCTTCCGGATCGAATTTATGCCTTGGATAGTAGTCGGAGTAGAGTTCCGTAAGCTCGCCCTCGGAAAAAGCGGTGGGCAGAAACTCATGGTGGCAAGCGCGGCATTCGAACAGGTCGTAGGTATTCGGGTAGCCGTAGCGGTCATCGAACAGCCCCGATATCTGCAGGTTCCCCTCGCCACCGCAGACCGGGCAGCGGGACTGCCGTGATTCGCCCACCGCGCTCACCGGCCCCGCCCCGCTCCGTGAAGTTCGGCTGGCTGCCCAACTTCCGGCGCGACCTCCCAGCTCACTTCCTGATTCACGTAGCCCAGGCGGCCGTCATAGGGCGCTCCTGAAGAGAACGTCGTGTGCACTTCGAAGCTCTGCACCTTGTCGACCCACTCGATAATCTCATTTCTGCCGCTGACGGCTCCGGCGGTGACCGAATAAACCCCGGGGTTCAAGTTCAAGTTCCTGGTCCGGACAGTCATTCTATAGCGCCCTGGCGTCACCGCGACCTTTTCGACATCCTTTTGATGCGAACAGAGCAGCGGAACGCCGTTGGCGTCCCAGACGATCATCCACAGGGACACCTCGTCGCCGACCAGCACGTTGACGCCCAAGGTAAGTTCGATGTCCTCCCCTATCAGGAATTCGGTCTTGGGATTCTGCTTGCTATCCGAAATCGCGCAGTAGTCGATCTGGAACGCGCTGCCGCCGCGATGCCGCATTTCCGCCTCGACCGCGACGTACGGCTTTCGCTCCCCACCCTTCATGTACTCCGATATGACATCGCTGGCCGCACCGATCATCCGCATCCGGCCGGCATCGAGATACATGCAGGTCGTACAGAGGGCCTTTATCGCTCCCATGTTGTGAGAGACGAAGAGTATCGTCCGGCCGTCACTCACCGCGTCGTGCATTTTCCCGAGGCACTTCTTCTGGAAAGACAGATCGCCGACGGCGAGCACTTCGTCGACGAAAAGAATCTCTGTGTCGAGATGGGCCGCGACCGAAAAGGCCAACCGGGTATACATTCCGCTCGAATAGCGCTTTACCGGCATGTCTATGAAACCGGATATGCCGGAGAAATCGACAATCTCGTCGAACCGGGCAAGAACCTCCTTGCGCGACATACCCAGGATCGCGCCGTTCAGGAAGATGTTCTCCCGCCCGGTCAACTCCGGATGGAATCCGGTGCCGACCTCCAGCAGAGAGCCAACCCGCCCTCTTATCTCGGCCGTTCCACAGGTCGGCGTAGTGATGCGTGAAAGAATTTTCAGGAGGGTACTCTTGCCGGCGCCGTTCCTACCGATAATTCCGGTAACCTGCCCTCGCTCGATGTCGAAGCTGATGTCTTTCAGCGCCCAAAACTCGTTGGCCTCACCTCGCTCTCTGCCGCTCCGCGACGAAAACATCGACATCATGCCCCGCGCCACATTTCTGTAGAACGGCTGCATCCCGTTCTTTCTATAGCGCTTGCCGATGTTCCGCGCGCTGATCGTCACTTCCTTGGTTGTCATCGGCCTTCCAGCTCTCAGATACGATCGACGATCGTGCTCTCCAAACGGTAGAACACCCATATGCCAAGAAAGAGCGTCACGACCGCGAAGCAAGCCGAGTACAGGATTTGCCAGTCGGCAGGCATCTCGGTTCCGACGATCGCCCAGCGGAATCCGTCGAAGACGCCGACCAGCGGATTCAGCCCCAGAACCGACTTGAACGGTTCGGGTACGATGGCAGTGGAATAGATGATCGGCGTCGCATACATCAAGACCTGCAGGATGAAGGGGAGAGCGATGCCGAAGTCGCGGTACAGCGCGTTCAAGGGCGCGAGGATCAGCCCGAGGCCGACCGCTTGCATGACCAGAATCGCAATGAAGGCCGGCGCCCAGCACATACGCCAGGCCGGCGGCAAGTCGAACGCATAGGCCACCGCCACCAGCAGAACGACCGTGACCGCGAAGTCCAGAAATTCGGCGGCCGCCCCGGCGACCGGAAGCAGAATGCGCGGAAAGTAGACTTTCGTGATCACCCCGATGTTGTTGGTCAGACTGACCCCGCTGAGCGTTACGATGCCCGAGAAAAGAAACCACAGAAACAGGGGAGGCATCACGAAAAGTGGATAGGGAATATCGCCGACGGGGATCTTCGCGACCTGCCCGAAGATGACGCTGAATATCGTCAGCATGATGAGAGGCCGGGCGACCACCCAAATAAGCCCTACGACCGCCTGCTTGTAGCGGACCGTGATCTGCTTCTTGACCAGTGCGGAGAAGAGTCCGCGGTAGCGCCAGAGCTCCGCAAGGGCCTCGGCGGAGAGGCCTTGGGCGCTCCGAATCGTGTAGGAACCCCGCCGTGCCTGCATATCAAGCATTCACTTCTTTCAGAAAGACCAGTTGGTGATCGCTCACGACCGACGGCAGGCCGTCGTACTCGCCCGCGCGGTATCTGTTGCGCGCGATCGACCATGCCTCTCTAACGGGAAGACGGTAGCCCGCCTTTGCGAAAGTCGCGACTTTCTTTATCACCGCGAGCCCCGGCAGATGCCGCAGTGCCTTGAGTGTCGGCACGCAGACATGCTCCGGGTACTGCACGTACCACCATTTTGCGCCGGTGAAACGGGCCGGCAAAGATTGGGGAGCACCGGTCAAGACGGCGATCCGGCCTCCCTGTGCCAGAAGCCTCCGCAGGCTGGCGAACATGGCGCGCGGGTCGTAGAGATGCTCGACCACGTCGAACAAGGTGATGAGATCGAAGGCCGCCGCCGGACCGTCCAAGCTCGCGACGATTTCATGCCCCCGCTCCCGCTGAATCTCCGCACTCTCCCGCGATGGCTCGAAGGCGAAGGTCCGGCACCCTCGGTCGCGGGCAAAGGTGAGAAAATCGCTCGCGCCGCTGCCGATATCCAAGACCCGCTTTCCGGGCATCAGCGCCCCTGAGAGGGCCTGCAGAGTGCTCCGGTCGGCGATGTTTCCGAACTTCTCCGTGGTCCAGCGTTCGCCTGACGAGCTCCGCCGGTAAAGATCGAGCGCCTCTTCCGGCGGGATCGCGTTCATCGTCATCAATGTTCCGCAACCGTTACAGCGAAAGAGCTCCGGCGCCTCCGCCAGTTCGATCATCAGGGAACCGAACTTCACCCGATCCCGATAGCCGAGAACCCCGACGAAGGTCATGCGGTCCTGCCGGCAATAGGGGCAATGGGAAAAGCGGAAGGTGTTCATCGCCGGATACCTAGAGGGCCAATTTCCCCGTTCGGCACCACTCCGCGCAGACGGCCAGGTCGTGCTGGTCGTCGGCTTCGAACCAGCCGCCGTTGACGGGAACGGTATCGATGCGGCTTCCGTTGGCGATCATGAGCGAAAGAAGCTCGGTCATCGAGATCGTCTCCCGGCGCGCCAGGGGAAGACCGGAGAAAAGGCTACAGAACACGTCCCATCCCTTCGGCGAGAACCGCAGAAGCCCCATATACTGTCCTTGGATCTCATCGAGGCTGCCGGCCCGCCCGCCAATCTCGGTCAACCTGCCCCGGTCGTCGGTCCTGAAGGTCTCGGCGTCTTCCAAGGGGTCGTCGAAACGCGCGCGCCATTGGTCAAGCCAGTCCCGGTCGTAAGCGATGGTGACGTCGCCCTCCGCACCCGCCAGATCGGAGACGACGCGCGGCTCGTAGACGATATCGGAATAGGAGACGATACAGGGCGCTTCGGAAAGCCACGCGCCGGCGCAAGTGAGAGACACGACCATGTTCGTCTCCTCCCAGCGCGCGTTGCGAAACTCCGTCAGTTCGGGACTCGCGACCAATTCCCGCTTGTAGCCCGTGACGACACCGATCTCGGTCACGCCGCCGCGGCGCAGGGCGTCGATCTGCCAGTGGAGCAATGGTCGCCCGGAAAGCGCCAGCATGCACTTCGGGTTGTCAGCGGTGAGATCACGCATACGGCTGCCGCGCCCGGCGGCTAGAATGACCGCCCTCATTCCGCGTCCCCCATCAGCGCCCTGAGCCGCGCGGTATCGATGTCGTTGAACGTCGCCTCGCGCTCCGGATGCCACATCCAGCCTTCCCAGCCGAGCGTCTTATGGACGAAGGCCTCGACCGACCCATCCGGAGCCTGCGCTCTCGGCTCGAAGTCGGACGGACAGGCGGCGATACCCAGATCGTGAAAGCTGTTGACCTCTTCCGGCCAAGCCGCCTTGTCGTCACCTGCGACGACCAACGAATGGCGCTTCGCAACGTGGCCGCTCACCGGGACCAGCGCCCCGCCGAAGAACACTGCCAGCATCTGCATCCCGCGGCAGATGCCTAGGACGGGAAGCCCCGCCGTGCGGGCATGTTCCAGCAGCCAACGCTCCGTCCGGTCCCGCGCGGGATCCTTGCCGATATCTCCGCCTCCGGACAGAACGATCCCTTCCACGCCCGTCCGGGCGACCCACTGCGCGAGCGCGCCGTTGTGATCCGCTCCGGGCGCAAGCCCGTTGGGCACGGGCAGCGGCAGAAGACCGCCTTCGTACAGCCATTGGCTCAGACGCTGGTCCAGGGCATCCCGCACTTCCCGGCGCTCGGGAAAAGCATCCACGCGTTGCGTGACGGCCACCAGCCTGCGCGCCGAGAGACTCATGCGAGAATTCGTACCCGACAGTTGGCGCAGTCCAGATGCAAGCGCCGGGAGGCGGACCATTGGTCGTAGCGCTGCTGCCCGGCACCGATAACTGCGGGAAGGCCGCGCTCTCCCGCCCTGATCGCCATATGCGAGTTCGCCCCGCCCCAGGCGGTGATCAGGCCTGCGATCGGATAGGAAAACAGCCAGTCGTACCCCGGATCCGCATTGGGGATGCAGACGATGGCACCCGCCAACTTGTCCCGGTCTTCCTCGGTCACAACGCTGCCGATGACGTCCTTCTGAGTGATGAAATTCGGTTCCGACTTGGGCAGCTCGAAAGCCCAGACGTCCTCGGGCCTCGAAATGACCGGCGGAAGCGAAAGCCTGGCGGACTGTTCGAACTGGGCCTTGCCCGCCTCGATAGAACGCTCCAGGACATCCCGCTGATAGGTGGCGCCGTTGTGAAGCCCGCGGAATGCCGCGATATCGCAATAGGACAGATCCTCCGGCGAGAAGCCGAAAGAGGCGCCGACCTTGCCGATCAGAGACAGAGCATCGGAGAGGTTGCGCGTGAACTGGAACTTCGCCAGCTCTCTCAGCTCGATCGCCGCCTGCAGGAAATTGAGAAGTCCGACGCCGTCCGGATGCAGTTGGTGCTCCTCCAGAAGCGCTACGATCGCGCGGAGCTGAGGAAGCGAGACCGAAAAGGGAGATCCCGATTCGGACGCGTCTTCAGAATAGTGACCCCAATCGAAGTATTGATCCGGCGCTTCATCATACCTGGGGGAGAGAATGTCATAGGTCCCCGGCCGCAGATGGCCGTAGCGGGACAGGAAGGTGGCGCGGTCCAACGCTCCTCTGTCGCGGGCGAGCTGGCCGCTCACCGTCGACAGACTGGACATGAAGCGGTCTCTCTCGGCTTGCGAGAACACCCCCTTGGCAACCAGAGACTGCAGCATCTGAACGGCAATGAATCCCGCACGCGCCAGACCGGCGAAAGGCAGCGTTCCGTAGCGCTTGGCATCCTCCAAGAGCCAGAAGATCCGCTCCAGCGGATCGACGTCGGAGGCCGCGAGCTTGTCGTAGCGCGCCGACAGAACATCCAGCTTGTCGGCATCGGCCTTCCACAGCCCGTTCTTCGGGTGAATGATACGGTTCGTCAGGCGCCGCAGGCTCTCCGCGAAGGCCTGCTGCTCCGCTTGCGAGAAACCGTATTCCCCGAGCTTCTCCAACCGCTCCGGCAGATCGAAGGTATAGCAGGAGAAGACGATCTCGAACTCCACCTTGTCATGATGAGCGGGCTGATCGAGCAAGCGGTCGATGTAGTAGTCGACCAAGCGCGCGGCCAAACCCTCTTCCAGGTCGGCCGGGATGAACGAATTGAAGGAAAGCCGAACATCGATATACGGTTGACCGAAGAACTGCAGCATTAGCGGAAAACTGCGCAGGTTCCGGTAGCCGTAGTTGTGACGCTGATAGGCCCAGATGGAATCCGTGACCAAATCCTGGTAGAGCGAGAGGGCCAGCGGCCGCGGCTTCAATCCGATGATCTCGGCGGGATTCCAATCGGGCATAACGCCGAAGATGGTTCGCTCGCCCATCAGGAAAGGATGGGGGCGCATACCGCTCTTGACCTTGTCGGCGATGGACGTCAGGCGGCGTTCTTGAGCCTCCGGGTCTTCGGGGTCGGCACCTAAAACAAGCGGGCGCGCCTGGAGAAGCCAAAGGCATTCGCTCCCGTCATCCTCCCGGGTAACGGCAAACTCGCAATCGACCGGGATTCCGCCGAACAGTTCCAGAAGCTCATCAAGAAGAGCACAGACCCCAAGCAACTCCTCGGGAGGGCCAATGGGTGAGCGCTGCGCGCCAAGCCAGATCCGCCCGTCTTCTCCGCCCCCGGTGATGGCTGTCGTGTCCGGCCCCTCCGCCCAGTTGACAACCCTGTAAGCCGCGCAGGTTTTCGGATCGTGGCTGAAGGCAACGCCGGAGCGGATCACGTCCCGCAGCATCGGCTGAACCAAGACCTGATCGTTGTCGTCGTGGCCGGGGAAGGCTGCGGCCACCCTGGAAACCGCTTCGGGAAAATCTTCGGCAACAACATCGGGTATCGACAAATAGGCGCCCGCGTTGGACCCGCCGCTGTGGTCCTCCGACCAACAGCTCGAGCGCACGATCCACGGCGCCGCCGGCAAGTCGCGCCGCACACGACCAGCCACATCTTCCGGGCTGGAACTCCACTCCTTTACCGAAAAGTAGGTCAGGGGCAGAATCCGCGCGGCATTCAGCTTGCCGCGCAACAGCGCCAGCGTTTCCGCCTTGGAGGAGAATGA
The sequence above is drawn from the Pelagibius sp. CAU 1746 genome and encodes:
- a CDS encoding glycosyltransferase family 1 protein gives rise to the protein MKLSEKTLDQILLAVPLIGGQNWLGGENYIRNILYALATLPPAERPRVRLTSTLGAEDSVVDGLLSFDFVDLHPMMKFARINAATRFVFRAVNWLVRRALRRSDSIEYHDADLVFPVINFTPGTSRSIYWIGDFQEIFLPELFTEELRDSRNRKNSAIIASTNVLVLSSQAALEDLKAHFPDVRANIHVWRFSSLPQKQAAGGREPHEAYGLPKKFVYIPNQFWAHKNHEVAFRALGRLRDRAPDLCYVCTGSTYEHRVKGHFEKLRALLQEEGCEDRVILLGIVPRADQIEIMRHAALILQPSLFEGWSTVVEDARALGRPILLSNLPVHLEQDPPRAVYFNPEDPVELAEKLERAWSQSESGPDAEAEAEAVRVVEARQSQAGRELANILREAARQGAGA
- a CDS encoding glycosyltransferase, giving the protein MPDPAVYLLVPVHNRRDITVEFARFVSAQTCENLQFVLIDDGSTDGTAEAVRAESPGVKIIHGDGNLWWGGALQKGLDYLHDIGADDDSVVVICNDDVVIDEGFIETGVRLLKTKPNSLLLAQHRDSQDGLPKETGVAFDDVRMLFSVAPEPKDINCLSTRGLFLTLKTARGIGRFHTRILNHYGSDYEWTIRAGRKGFELWTDPRLTLIPMYEKTGHRPSASPTFSECMKLYMAKHSTSNVFMRTVLYALTGSRRHLPMILCSYWLACIRAAFAGARESLRLGLGAKGSDRGR
- a CDS encoding methyltransferase domain-containing protein is translated as MLSFVFRKLATLRKSLRRLRDSRLHRRYIQGDRKPWTPGYHVEKRKVIAESTSNPDWPCYAIPENYGFRLDERVVEYPWFVARLPGGGGRLLDAGSVLNFDYLVENPKISEKNLYISTLAPESHAFWKKGVNYVFEDLRESCFRDSYFDWICCLSTLEHIGLDNTRFSPSDATKLENRPESCLKAVGEFRRMLKPGGRLYLSVPYGKAKNHRWFQVFDGDMIDRVIAEFQPNEVVETVYRYSPDGWTVSDRLAAADETYFDIHTQSEYDSDFAAASRAVICLEMVK
- a CDS encoding class I SAM-dependent methyltransferase, whose protein sequence is MSAVGESRQSRCPVCGGEGNLQISGLFDDRYGYPNTYDLFECRACHHEFLPTAFSEGELTELYSDYYPRHKFDPEGYRPHEPLPRWQGWWRGAKCNAFRWVPEGVSVLDIGCGYGQAMGYHRNRGCRVVGVELDENARIIAERQGFDIRIGAFHAGMCEGETFDYVTLEQVIEHLQSPQELMRDVAKILKVGGRVIVTTPNASSLWRRLFGRKWIHWHTPYHVQFFNSRSMSLLAASAGLEIERHLKVTTPEWLHYQWIHLATCPDPGEPSVFWAMRPKPEAVGRKLHLLSRLHRSGFNHLATRLVDGIGLGDNQIFILKKIA
- a CDS encoding acyltransferase encodes the protein MLSLLRYLSRRLFGRRSFGAAVGQVDPTARIFDTARLILHNRPADSIQVGPHSQVRGELLLFAHGGSIRMGAYCYLGENSKVWSGAEVVIGDRVLIAHNVTIMDNLTHPFDAALRHQHFKDIISKGHPVEIDLGDRPVRIEDDVWIGCNCVINRGVSIGKGAVVAAGSVVTKDVPAFTLVAGNPAREIRKLEQS
- a CDS encoding class I SAM-dependent methyltransferase → MTDYPMNWEGAVSWLRHQPDKQQLVRDCYYDDPLLKAAERFRESVEWAAIRAELGEARGRRALDLGAGRGIAAYALAKDGWEVTALEPDPSDLVGAGAISALMAEAELSVEIVTEWGESLPFADASFDAVHCRQALHHAADLNQMLVEIGRVLKPDGLFIATREHVLSKREDLDAFLKSHPLHHLYGGENAFTLDEYRDAIATAGIVLDKCLNPLASEINTSPRTRHEIKGGIASRFRFPFPSLVPDWLVAWLGSRSDAPGRPYTFVGHKPRGSGGR